One segment of Trichlorobacter ammonificans DNA contains the following:
- the ybgF gene encoding tol-pal system protein YbgF: protein MKPYYVTLLLCAGLLTGCASNSSVDVIRQDLQETKNKIHNLTKDVSTAREGEKNLKSEFTALRKADADLSTLLDAAKADMQVLTAKQDDMGQSQRRTADELKRYREDTDRRMVAIEDRIVKLQAALDELNKRLREGQTAAAPQEGGRPDSLYLKGLESFKANDMPSARVNLTQFVEQHPSHDLVANARYWIGETYYSEKNYEQAILEFQEVIKLYPKKEKAPAAMLKQALAFKALKDVKSTRYVLNRLAQEYPKTDEARKARALLKELK, encoded by the coding sequence ATGAAACCGTACTACGTGACCCTGCTTCTCTGCGCGGGACTACTCACCGGCTGCGCCTCAAACAGCTCGGTGGACGTCATCCGTCAGGACCTGCAGGAAACCAAGAACAAAATCCACAACCTCACCAAGGACGTGAGCACGGCTCGGGAGGGTGAGAAGAACCTCAAGAGCGAATTCACCGCGCTACGCAAGGCCGATGCGGATCTTTCCACCCTGCTGGATGCCGCAAAGGCGGACATGCAGGTGCTGACGGCCAAGCAGGACGACATGGGCCAGTCCCAACGCAGGACCGCCGATGAGCTGAAACGCTACCGCGAGGATACCGACCGCCGCATGGTCGCCATTGAGGACCGGATCGTCAAGCTGCAGGCGGCACTTGACGAATTGAACAAGCGGCTGCGCGAGGGACAGACGGCAGCGGCACCGCAGGAAGGAGGGCGTCCTGACTCCCTCTACCTGAAGGGTCTGGAAAGCTTCAAAGCCAACGACATGCCGTCGGCTCGGGTGAACCTGACCCAGTTCGTCGAGCAGCACCCCTCCCACGACCTGGTAGCCAACGCCCGCTACTGGATCGGGGAGACCTACTACAGCGAAAAAAATTATGAGCAGGCGATCCTGGAGTTCCAGGAAGTGATCAAGCTCTACCCGAAGAAGGAGAAGGCACCGGCGGCCATGCTCAAGCAGGCATTGGCATTTAAGGCGTTGAAAGATGTGAAGAGTACCCGCTACGTGCTGAACCGCCTGGCACAGGAATACCCGAAAACCGACGAAGCCCGCAAGGCACGGGCATTATTGAAGGAGCTGAAGTAA
- the glpK gene encoding glycerol kinase GlpK produces MSYILAMDQGTTSSRAIIFDHAAEIKGTAQREFRQIYPQPGWVEHDPLELYSSQLEVAHEALERAGLTAADLAAIGIANQRETTLVWERQNGEPIHNAIVWQDRRTADTCRKLQADGLEPLFRERTGLLLDPYFSGTKLAWILDHVPDARKRAETGELLFGTVDSWLLWKLTGGTCHFTDPSNASRTLLFNLATGDWDPELLRILNIPAAILPRLARTSEVYGETAPGLFSRPVPIASLAGDQQAALFGQGCLVPGMSKNTYGTGCFMLMHTGQSPTVSDNRLLTTVAWQISDRIEYALEGSVFVSGAVIQWLRDGLGIIRSSDEVEALAASVADNGGVYLVPAFAGLGAPHWDPFARGAIIGISRGTTAAHLARAALESIAFQTTELVRAMESDTGIPLPELRVDGGATVNNLLLQIQADLLGVPVVRTRISDTTALGAAFLAGLAVDFWRDRNDLPTTRLRERIFVPTLMPERRAMMLRNWERALQRATKWEEPLECS; encoded by the coding sequence ATGTCATACATCCTGGCCATGGACCAGGGAACCACCAGTTCCCGCGCCATCATTTTCGACCATGCCGCAGAGATCAAAGGAACGGCACAGCGGGAATTTCGCCAGATATATCCCCAGCCGGGCTGGGTGGAGCACGATCCTCTGGAGCTTTACAGCTCCCAACTGGAGGTGGCGCACGAAGCCCTGGAGCGGGCCGGACTGACGGCTGCCGATCTGGCTGCCATCGGTATCGCCAACCAGCGGGAAACCACCCTGGTGTGGGAGCGGCAAAATGGCGAACCGATCCATAACGCCATTGTCTGGCAGGACCGCCGTACCGCCGACACCTGCCGAAAGCTTCAGGCCGACGGACTGGAGCCGCTGTTCCGGGAGCGGACCGGCCTGCTGCTGGACCCCTATTTTTCGGGCACCAAGCTGGCATGGATCCTGGACCATGTCCCCGACGCCCGCAAACGGGCGGAAACGGGAGAACTGCTCTTCGGCACCGTGGACAGCTGGCTGCTCTGGAAACTGACCGGCGGCACCTGCCATTTCACCGACCCGAGCAACGCCTCCCGCACCCTGCTGTTCAATCTTGCCACCGGAGACTGGGACCCAGAGCTGTTGCGCATCCTGAACATACCGGCGGCCATACTGCCCCGGCTCGCCCGGACCAGCGAGGTCTACGGCGAAACCGCCCCCGGCCTGTTCTCCCGTCCCGTGCCGATCGCCTCCCTGGCCGGCGACCAGCAGGCCGCCCTGTTCGGCCAGGGCTGCCTGGTGCCCGGCATGAGCAAGAACACCTACGGCACCGGCTGTTTCATGCTGATGCATACCGGCCAGTCCCCCACTGTATCGGATAACCGCTTGCTGACCACCGTGGCCTGGCAGATTAGTGACCGGATCGAGTACGCCCTGGAGGGGAGCGTCTTTGTCAGTGGCGCCGTGATTCAGTGGCTGCGGGACGGTCTCGGCATCATCCGGTCCTCCGACGAGGTGGAGGCACTGGCGGCATCCGTTGCGGACAACGGCGGCGTCTACCTGGTACCGGCCTTTGCCGGACTGGGGGCACCTCACTGGGACCCCTTCGCTCGGGGCGCCATCATCGGCATTTCCCGCGGCACCACGGCGGCTCATCTGGCGCGGGCGGCACTGGAAAGCATCGCCTTCCAGACCACGGAGCTGGTACGGGCCATGGAAAGCGATACCGGCATCCCCTTGCCGGAGCTACGGGTGGACGGCGGCGCCACGGTTAACAACCTGCTATTGCAGATCCAGGCCGATCTGCTGGGGGTACCGGTGGTGCGGACACGCATCAGCGACACCACCGCCCTTGGCGCGGCTTTCCTGGCAGGACTGGCGGTGGACTTCTGGCGGGACCGGAACGACCTGCCCACGACACGACTGAGGGAACGGATTTTTGTCCCGACACTGATGCCGGAGCGGCGTGCGATGATGCTTCGCAACTGGGAGCGGGCACTGCAACGGGCAACAAAGTGGGAGGAACCGCTTGAGTGTTCATGA
- a CDS encoding Rne/Rng family ribonuclease: MSRKMLINVMHPEEARVAIVQDGRLMELNIEISGKEQTKGNIYKGVVLRVEPGLQAAFVDIGQKKPGFIQMGDLHPDSWQWREDIPEGERKRRPRIQEVLRRGQELIVQVEKDARDMKGAALTGYLSLPGRYMVLMPGDTAAGISRKIEDNASRKELKALVAELQVPEGYGYIVRTEALGRTAEELKKDLEYLLGVHKRIMEQAAQVKGPAEIYRDAGVILRTIRDYFSNDIDEVLVDDKAAWQQAVDSFKELMPGTEKLVKLHKEKRPIFSKYQLEEQIDQLYEKRVPLPSGGSLVIEPTEALVSIDVNSGKSSGERGVEDTAFKTNLEAAAEVARQLRLRDLGGLVVIDFIDMRETKHNKEVEQCLKEALKMDKARMNLGRISQFGMLEMSRQRIAKNINDAIHLECPHCEGRGRVKSVEAMALSFLRKVHAVAAKGQVGEVRGGLPLEVAYFLLNRKKRELAQIENDYEIVVTIKGKPSFLLNQLELEVTKREKPQREEDTASEVAPPAGVVEVPPTETAAAPEGSGKKKRKRKRRKKGGAHESHADAVATEEPQQVEEAAPQPLEPVQEGEAAAEESAEAAAPKKKRRSRSRKKTTTSEAAAVPLEIAPVEPPVAEEAPVPVAVEESRRDEETGKPAPAKKKKAAPAATRAKTRAAAAPVIAEQAVVAPEEVAPPKPVRPKKAAPKKTKTTVEQPAEPVVAEAVAETAATPAPKPKTPRKRAASAKAGAPSRKGAATEE; encoded by the coding sequence ATGAGCAGAAAAATGCTGATCAACGTCATGCATCCCGAGGAGGCCCGAGTGGCCATCGTTCAGGATGGGCGTCTCATGGAGCTGAACATTGAAATCAGCGGCAAGGAGCAGACCAAGGGGAACATCTACAAGGGGGTCGTGCTGCGGGTCGAACCGGGCCTGCAGGCGGCCTTCGTCGATATCGGCCAGAAAAAGCCGGGCTTCATCCAGATGGGGGATCTGCATCCCGATTCCTGGCAGTGGCGCGAGGATATTCCGGAAGGGGAGCGCAAACGTCGGCCCCGCATCCAGGAGGTGCTGCGGCGGGGGCAGGAGCTGATCGTTCAGGTGGAGAAGGATGCCCGGGACATGAAAGGGGCGGCCCTGACCGGCTACCTTTCCCTGCCGGGGCGCTACATGGTGCTGATGCCGGGGGATACGGCGGCCGGCATCTCCCGCAAGATCGAGGACAACGCCAGTCGCAAGGAGTTGAAGGCCCTGGTGGCCGAGCTGCAGGTGCCGGAGGGGTATGGGTACATCGTCAGGACCGAGGCCCTGGGGCGGACTGCCGAGGAATTGAAGAAGGATCTGGAGTACCTGTTGGGGGTGCACAAGCGGATTATGGAGCAGGCGGCCCAGGTCAAGGGGCCTGCCGAGATTTACCGCGACGCCGGCGTGATCCTGCGCACCATCCGCGACTATTTTTCCAATGATATCGATGAAGTGCTGGTGGACGACAAGGCGGCCTGGCAGCAGGCGGTAGATTCGTTCAAGGAGCTTATGCCGGGCACGGAAAAACTCGTCAAGCTGCACAAGGAAAAACGGCCGATCTTTTCCAAGTACCAGTTGGAGGAGCAGATCGATCAGCTCTACGAGAAGCGGGTGCCGCTTCCCTCCGGCGGTTCTCTGGTGATCGAGCCGACCGAGGCGCTGGTTTCCATCGACGTCAACTCCGGCAAATCCAGCGGCGAGCGGGGGGTTGAGGACACCGCCTTCAAGACCAACCTGGAGGCTGCCGCCGAAGTGGCTCGCCAGTTACGGCTGCGGGACCTGGGCGGCTTGGTGGTGATCGACTTCATCGACATGCGGGAGACCAAGCACAACAAAGAGGTTGAGCAGTGCCTCAAGGAAGCGCTCAAGATGGACAAGGCGCGGATGAATCTGGGGCGGATTTCCCAGTTCGGCATGCTGGAGATGTCCCGCCAGCGGATTGCGAAGAACATTAACGATGCCATTCACCTGGAATGTCCCCACTGCGAGGGGCGCGGCCGGGTGAAGTCGGTGGAGGCGATGGCTCTTTCTTTTCTGCGCAAGGTGCATGCCGTTGCCGCCAAGGGGCAGGTGGGCGAGGTGCGGGGTGGGCTTCCCCTGGAGGTGGCTTACTTCCTGCTGAACCGTAAGAAGCGTGAGCTGGCCCAGATCGAGAATGATTACGAGATCGTGGTGACGATTAAGGGGAAACCCTCCTTCCTGCTCAATCAGTTGGAGCTGGAGGTAACCAAGCGGGAGAAACCGCAGCGGGAAGAGGACACGGCGTCCGAGGTCGCTCCGCCGGCAGGTGTGGTTGAGGTGCCTCCAACCGAGACGGCGGCTGCACCCGAAGGGAGCGGCAAGAAGAAACGCAAGCGCAAGCGCAGGAAAAAGGGCGGGGCGCACGAGTCCCACGCCGATGCGGTGGCGACGGAAGAGCCGCAGCAGGTGGAAGAAGCGGCCCCGCAGCCGCTGGAGCCGGTACAGGAGGGGGAGGCTGCTGCGGAAGAGTCGGCGGAGGCCGCGGCGCCGAAGAAAAAGCGGCGCTCCCGCTCCCGCAAGAAGACAACGACATCGGAGGCGGCTGCCGTACCGCTGGAGATTGCTCCGGTGGAACCGCCGGTTGCTGAGGAGGCTCCGGTGCCGGTTGCGGTCGAGGAGTCACGCCGGGACGAGGAAACCGGGAAGCCGGCACCGGCGAAAAAGAAGAAAGCAGCCCCGGCTGCCACTCGCGCCAAAACGCGCGCTGCCGCAGCTCCGGTAATCGCCGAGCAGGCGGTGGTGGCCCCTGAAGAAGTGGCGCCCCCCAAACCGGTTCGGCCCAAGAAGGCTGCACCAAAAAAGACAAAAACAACGGTTGAGCAGCCGGCGGAGCCGGTCGTGGCGGAAGCCGTCGCCGAAACGGCGGCAACACCTGCCCCAAAGCCCAAAACACCGCGTAAACGGGCGGCTTCTGCCAAGGCCGGTGCGCCGTCCCGCAAAGGAGCAGCCACGGAAGAATAG
- the lysS gene encoding lysine--tRNA ligase — protein sequence MEELSELLLQRRRKVNALWEAGINPYPNDFTPRHTSADVVAAYGSVEQIDAPDAEFVLAGRIIARRSFGKAAFIQLQDRAGRIQLYVRKDDLGEEQFTAFESFDIGDIVGAVGFPFRTKTGELSLHLRSIRLLVKSLLPLPEKFHGLTDVETRYRQRYVDLIVNPEVRDLFVKRSRIINLIRGFMSSREFLEVETPMMQPIPGGATARPFVTHHNALDMELFLRIAPELYLKRLVVGGFERVFEINRNFRNEGISVRHNPEFTMMEFYQAYATYEDLMELTEELFCHVAQEVLGTLEFSYQGMPISFKRPWRRLTVKEAVLEYGDIDRKQLEDRDLALAYARSIGLDLPDSIGYGKLLMEIFEEVAEHKLIQPTFVTAYPTEVSPLSRKNDHNPEIVDRFELMIAGREIANAFSELNDPVDQKERFLAQVAEKDKGDEEAHYMDEDYVRALEYGLPPTAGEGIGIDRLVMLLTDSPSIRDVILFPQLRKEAR from the coding sequence ATGGAAGAACTGAGTGAACTGCTCCTGCAGCGCCGCCGCAAGGTCAATGCGCTGTGGGAGGCAGGTATCAATCCCTATCCCAACGACTTCACCCCCCGTCATACCTCCGCCGACGTGGTGGCCGCCTACGGCAGCGTCGAGCAGATCGACGCCCCTGATGCCGAATTCGTCCTGGCGGGGCGGATCATTGCCCGCCGTTCCTTCGGCAAGGCCGCCTTTATCCAGCTCCAGGACCGGGCCGGTCGCATCCAGCTCTACGTCCGCAAGGACGATCTGGGAGAGGAGCAGTTTACCGCTTTCGAGTCCTTCGACATCGGCGACATCGTCGGTGCCGTCGGCTTCCCGTTCCGCACCAAGACCGGTGAGCTTTCCCTGCACCTGCGCTCCATCCGTCTGCTGGTGAAATCCCTGCTCCCCCTGCCGGAGAAGTTCCACGGCCTGACCGACGTGGAGACCCGCTACCGCCAGCGCTACGTTGACCTGATCGTCAATCCCGAGGTGCGGGACCTGTTCGTGAAGCGCTCCAGGATCATCAACCTGATCCGCGGTTTCATGAGCTCCCGCGAGTTTCTCGAAGTGGAAACACCGATGATGCAGCCGATTCCCGGCGGCGCCACGGCCCGTCCCTTCGTGACCCACCACAACGCCCTGGATATGGAGCTGTTCCTGCGCATCGCCCCGGAGCTGTACCTGAAGCGGCTGGTGGTGGGGGGCTTCGAGCGGGTCTTCGAGATCAACCGCAACTTCCGCAACGAGGGGATTTCGGTCCGCCACAACCCTGAATTCACCATGATGGAGTTCTACCAAGCCTATGCCACCTATGAGGACCTGATGGAGCTGACGGAAGAGCTGTTCTGTCATGTGGCCCAGGAGGTGCTGGGGACGCTGGAATTCAGTTATCAGGGGATGCCCATCAGTTTCAAGCGTCCCTGGCGGCGCCTGACCGTCAAGGAGGCGGTGCTGGAGTACGGCGACATCGACCGCAAGCAGTTGGAAGACCGGGATCTTGCCCTGGCCTACGCCCGCAGCATCGGTCTGGACCTGCCGGATTCCATCGGCTACGGCAAGCTGCTCATGGAAATCTTCGAGGAGGTGGCGGAACACAAGCTGATCCAGCCCACCTTCGTGACCGCCTATCCCACCGAGGTGTCGCCCCTTTCCCGCAAGAACGACCACAATCCGGAGATCGTGGATCGTTTCGAGCTGATGATCGCCGGCCGGGAGATCGCCAACGCCTTCTCCGAGCTGAACGATCCGGTGGACCAGAAGGAACGGTTCCTGGCCCAGGTGGCGGAAAAGGACAAGGGGGACGAAGAGGCCCACTACATGGACGAGGACTACGTCCGCGCCCTGGAGTACGGCCTGCCGCCCACGGCCGGCGAGGGGATCGGCATTGACCGGCTGGTAATGCTCCTGACCGATTCCCCCTCAATCCGGGACGTCATCCTCTTTCCCCAGTTGCGCAAGGAAGCCAGGTAG
- a CDS encoding lipoprotein-releasing ABC transporter permease subunit encodes MPFELLIGLRYLKAKRKSTFISIITFISTAGVTLGVMALIVVLAVMTGFERDLKEKILGTNAHLVVIRSGAPMEGYRDLMERMKRLPGVEAATPFIYNQVMLSTGRNVSGVVLRGIDPVTDRQVTRLARSVVQGNMDGLDPAGAGSDPGVMIGRELARHLNLSLGDRVNVVSPLGTITPLGMMPKLKPFRVTAIFNTGMFEYDSTLAYVSLPQAQGFFNLGDTVTGIQLKVADVYGTTELAARINREFGPELYARDWMQMNRNILFALKTEKVVMFIILTLIVLVAAFGIASTLFMVVMEKTKDIAILKTMGARSGSIMKIFVLEGLIIGVVGTALGLLSGLLIATNLEPIINVVQKVTGKNFFSKEIYYLDHFPSHVVVSDVVTVAVTAVVISFLATLYPAWQASRMLPAEALRYE; translated from the coding sequence ATGCCGTTCGAACTACTGATCGGGTTGCGCTATCTCAAGGCCAAGCGCAAATCCACCTTCATCTCCATCATCACCTTCATCTCTACGGCCGGCGTGACCCTGGGGGTGATGGCCCTGATCGTGGTGCTGGCGGTGATGACCGGCTTCGAACGGGATCTGAAGGAGAAAATCCTGGGAACCAACGCCCATCTGGTGGTGATCCGCAGCGGCGCGCCGATGGAGGGGTACCGCGACCTGATGGAGCGGATGAAGCGGCTGCCGGGGGTGGAGGCGGCAACACCGTTCATCTACAACCAGGTGATGCTCTCCACCGGTCGCAACGTTTCCGGCGTGGTGCTGCGGGGGATCGATCCGGTGACGGACCGCCAGGTGACCCGCCTTGCCCGCTCCGTGGTCCAGGGAAACATGGACGGCCTGGATCCGGCCGGCGCCGGCAGCGACCCCGGGGTCATGATCGGCCGCGAACTGGCCCGGCACCTGAATCTTTCCCTGGGCGACCGGGTGAACGTGGTCTCTCCCCTGGGGACCATTACCCCCCTGGGGATGATGCCCAAGCTGAAGCCGTTCCGGGTGACGGCGATCTTCAACACCGGCATGTTCGAGTATGACTCCACCCTGGCCTATGTCAGCCTCCCTCAGGCCCAAGGGTTTTTCAACCTGGGGGACACGGTTACGGGCATCCAGCTCAAGGTGGCCGACGTCTACGGCACCACCGAGCTGGCCGCCAGGATCAACCGGGAGTTCGGCCCGGAGCTGTACGCACGGGACTGGATGCAGATGAACAGGAACATCCTCTTCGCCCTCAAGACCGAAAAGGTGGTCATGTTCATCATCCTCACCCTGATCGTGCTGGTGGCCGCCTTCGGCATCGCCTCAACCCTGTTCATGGTGGTGATGGAGAAAACCAAAGACATCGCCATCCTCAAGACCATGGGGGCCAGGTCCGGCAGCATCATGAAGATCTTCGTGCTGGAAGGGCTGATCATCGGCGTGGTGGGAACCGCGTTGGGACTCCTCTCCGGCCTGTTGATCGCCACCAACCTGGAGCCGATCATCAATGTCGTGCAGAAGGTGACCGGCAAGAACTTCTTCAGCAAGGAGATCTACTACCTGGACCACTTCCCCTCCCACGTGGTGGTGTCCGACGTGGTGACGGTGGCGGTGACTGCCGTGGTGATTTCGTTCCTGGCGACGCTTTATCCTGCCTGGCAGGCGTCCCGGATGTTGCCGGCGGAGGCACTGCGGTATGAGTAG
- a CDS encoding ABC transporter ATP-binding protein — MSSLLSVKGLCKSYRTGAATVEVLKGIDLEVAEGTTTALVGASGAGKSTLLHILGALDRPSSGSVQFRGSDLFARSDRELADFRSTSIGFVFQFHHLLPEFTALENVMMPALIARTDRRQAERKAAELLEELGLGHRLVHRPGELSGGEQQRVAIARALVMEPALLLADEPTGNLDMKTSEAIHGSLSRLQQKTGITLVIVTHNERLAAGMERVVRLADGLIEPAVPEVP, encoded by the coding sequence ATGTCTAGCCTGCTGTCGGTCAAGGGGCTGTGCAAAAGCTACCGTACCGGTGCCGCCACGGTGGAGGTGCTGAAGGGGATCGATCTTGAGGTGGCCGAAGGGACCACCACCGCCCTGGTGGGGGCCTCCGGTGCCGGCAAGAGTACCCTGCTGCATATCCTGGGCGCCCTTGATCGCCCCAGTTCCGGCTCAGTGCAGTTCCGGGGCAGCGACCTGTTTGCCCGCTCCGACCGGGAACTGGCTGATTTTCGCAGTACCAGCATCGGTTTCGTCTTTCAGTTCCATCACCTGCTGCCGGAGTTTACCGCCCTGGAGAACGTCATGATGCCGGCCCTGATCGCCCGGACCGACCGGCGCCAAGCCGAACGGAAGGCGGCTGAGCTGCTGGAGGAACTGGGGCTGGGGCATCGCCTGGTCCACCGTCCGGGCGAGCTGTCCGGCGGTGAACAGCAACGGGTGGCCATCGCCCGTGCCCTGGTGATGGAGCCGGCCCTGCTGCTGGCCGACGAGCCCACCGGCAACCTCGACATGAAGACCAGCGAGGCGATTCATGGCTCTTTGAGCCGACTGCAGCAGAAGACCGGCATCACCTTGGTGATCGTCACCCATAATGAACGACTCGCAGCAGGAATGGAACGGGTAGTCCGCCTGGCGGACGGCCTGATCGAACCGGCTGTACCGGAGGTTCCGTGA